Proteins from a genomic interval of Clostridium scatologenes:
- a CDS encoding HD-GYP domain-containing protein, with the protein MQKTKLLSINELKPGMISSMDIKIEGTILLAKGFVITQPIIDKLKETYIIDKVQVLLDKDSDETFIFKVKTVKELQTTFSEFSSNLEHIFTDISSLKVPKLSEIKNFMDKIEEEFKSTGVVIKNILFYGSVGDPVYRHTVNVTAISFILGKWLGLDVQDLALLTYAAILHDFGKIQIDKDILNKEGSLTPEEYETYKTHPVISYHFINQIPCINPSISRSIIMHHEKIDGSGYPLQVKGNKIPKFAKIIAIADLFDTVSSNRYSKKITGPLDALKVIKEESLTKLDSSYCNMFLNHVMNFFMGETVQLNDKRLCKIIQIQMEDLTNPLLLDDGEFLDLKKEKDLYVEKLVVS; encoded by the coding sequence ATGCAGAAAACAAAATTGTTATCAATTAATGAATTAAAACCAGGAATGATATCATCTATGGATATAAAAATTGAAGGTACAATATTATTAGCTAAAGGTTTCGTCATCACTCAACCTATTATAGACAAACTGAAAGAAACCTATATTATTGACAAAGTACAAGTTCTATTAGATAAAGATTCTGATGAAACTTTTATTTTCAAAGTAAAAACAGTAAAGGAGCTTCAAACTACCTTTAGCGAATTTTCATCAAATTTAGAACATATTTTCACAGATATATCATCTTTAAAAGTACCTAAGCTATCTGAAATAAAAAATTTCATGGATAAAATTGAAGAAGAATTCAAATCAACAGGTGTGGTTATAAAAAATATACTATTTTATGGCAGTGTAGGTGACCCCGTTTATAGACATACTGTAAACGTAACTGCTATTAGTTTTATATTAGGTAAATGGTTAGGCCTTGATGTACAGGATTTAGCTCTCTTAACTTATGCAGCAATACTACATGATTTTGGTAAAATTCAAATTGATAAGGATATATTGAACAAAGAAGGTTCTTTAACTCCTGAAGAATATGAAACTTATAAAACTCATCCTGTTATAAGTTATCATTTTATAAACCAGATTCCTTGTATAAATCCTTCTATAAGTCGCTCAATAATAATGCATCATGAAAAAATAGATGGATCTGGCTATCCTCTTCAAGTTAAAGGAAATAAGATTCCTAAATTTGCAAAAATAATAGCTATTGCAGATTTATTTGATACAGTTAGTTCCAATAGATATTCTAAAAAAATTACAGGTCCACTTGATGCTCTAAAAGTTATTAAGGAAGAAAGCCTTACAAAGCTTGATTCCAGTTATTGTAATATGTTTTTAAACCATGTAATGAATTTTTTCATGGGTGAAACTGTTCAATTAAATGATAAACGTTTGTGTAAAATTATACAAATTCAAATGGAGGACTTGACAAATCCTTTATTACTTGATGATGGAGAATTCCTTGATTTAAAAAAAGAAAAGGATTTATATGTTGAAAAATTAGTTGTATCATAA
- a CDS encoding YitT family protein encodes MTTKFLNKNDFIDFLFIILGSLIGAIGVNMFLIHAKLLSGGVTGLALIFQYLFKIQAGYVIIILNIPLFILSIIKLDKKFTIFSLIGTLAFSSSLILTEPISNILNINDSLLFCLYGGVVSGIGSGLVFAHRGSTGGLDIISMLFKRKYTNFNIGRISFYINLVIVSISAFIFGLPSALYTLIAMYITSFVIDNIVKGLNQSKAVFIITKKEEIISELIMVKLNRGVTYLYGEGAYNKDSKKILYCVVTLSQLPELKNLVTSIDEKAFISISDTSEIHGKGFKSGL; translated from the coding sequence ATGACTACAAAATTTTTAAACAAGAATGATTTTATTGACTTTTTGTTTATTATACTAGGAAGCCTTATAGGGGCAATCGGTGTAAATATGTTCTTAATTCATGCTAAACTTTTAAGTGGTGGGGTTACAGGATTAGCACTTATATTTCAATATCTATTTAAAATTCAAGCAGGTTATGTGATCATTATACTCAATATTCCTCTATTTATACTGAGCATTATCAAATTAGACAAAAAATTTACTATATTTTCTCTAATAGGAACCTTAGCTTTTTCTTCATCACTAATACTAACTGAACCTATATCCAATATTCTAAATATAAATGATAGTTTGCTTTTTTGTTTATATGGAGGTGTAGTTAGTGGAATTGGTAGTGGTTTAGTATTTGCCCACAGAGGTTCTACAGGTGGATTAGATATAATTTCTATGTTATTTAAAAGAAAATATACTAATTTTAACATAGGAAGAATATCTTTTTATATTAATTTAGTTATCGTAAGTATTAGTGCTTTTATATTTGGACTGCCTAGTGCCCTATACACTTTAATAGCTATGTATATAACTTCTTTTGTTATCGACAATATAGTAAAAGGTCTTAACCAATCAAAAGCTGTTTTTATTATTACAAAAAAAGAAGAAATAATATCTGAGCTTATAATGGTAAAACTTAACAGAGGTGTTACTTATCTTTATGGAGAAGGTGCTTATAATAAAGATAGTAAAAAGATACTATATTGTGTTGTAACACTTTCTCAATTACCTGAATTGAAAAATTTAGTTACCTCTATAGACGAAAAAGCTTTTATCTCCATTTCAGACACCTCTGAAATTCATGGAAAGGGATTTAAATCTGGTTTATAA
- a CDS encoding MFS transporter, translated as MNKDYRNMIIVFIGYFFSSLFSNTLSPFITTIKNNYNVSSNTIAILPSVVYFASFGMSILSARLMQKIGLKKGLSTGFCLTIFASLIIIISKSFYALLFGYFISGLAIGMMSLFFSTILSILPTKYQKFSLANACFGLGGILILPIDRLILKNGIKFNYTYIIHILCMCLLLMLVRKMDIQSSSGSKHHAKVSFDIIKNPLVMFFSIAIFFYVGAEISTTNWTGGFLEKCYGVNKEEVPNILSGFWILFTIGRSIGDKLLEKVGQLKFLAISPIISIAGVIIILTGTNKIQALVGLAIIGISIALMYPALQGYLVQHVGKENVYSASAIIMIFNYLGATFLTYIIGFAGGINIKYVFIIQIVFYVYIALVSVRYLTFKAENTF; from the coding sequence ATGAATAAAGATTATAGAAATATGATAATTGTTTTTATAGGATACTTTTTTTCTTCATTATTTTCTAATACATTATCACCCTTTATAACCACTATTAAAAATAATTATAATGTATCATCAAATACTATTGCTATATTGCCATCAGTAGTTTATTTTGCGTCATTTGGAATGAGTATATTGAGTGCTAGGCTTATGCAAAAAATAGGTCTTAAGAAAGGATTGAGTACAGGCTTTTGTCTTACTATATTTGCAAGTTTAATAATTATAATTTCAAAGTCGTTTTATGCACTTTTATTTGGATATTTTATATCAGGACTAGCAATAGGCATGATGTCTTTATTTTTTAGTACTATTCTATCCATACTTCCAACTAAATATCAAAAATTTAGTCTTGCTAATGCATGCTTTGGATTAGGTGGAATTTTAATTTTGCCAATAGATAGGCTTATATTAAAAAATGGAATAAAATTTAATTATACATATATTATACATATATTATGCATGTGTTTATTGCTGATGCTTGTGAGAAAGATGGATATCCAATCATCATCTGGTAGTAAGCATCACGCTAAAGTTTCTTTTGATATAATAAAAAATCCATTGGTTATGTTTTTTTCAATTGCAATCTTTTTTTATGTAGGAGCTGAAATATCAACAACCAATTGGACAGGTGGATTTCTTGAAAAATGCTATGGTGTTAACAAAGAAGAAGTTCCTAATATCCTTTCTGGTTTCTGGATTTTGTTTACTATAGGAAGAAGTATAGGAGACAAGCTTTTGGAAAAAGTAGGCCAATTGAAATTTCTTGCGATTTCCCCAATAATATCTATTGCAGGCGTGATTATCATTTTAACTGGAACAAATAAAATTCAAGCTTTAGTGGGTCTTGCGATCATAGGCATATCTATAGCATTAATGTATCCAGCACTTCAAGGATATCTTGTACAACATGTTGGAAAAGAAAATGTATATTCAGCTTCAGCTATTATAATGATTTTTAATTATCTTGGAGCTACATTTTTAACTTACATAATAGGTTTTGCAGGTGGAATAAATATTAAATATGTTTTTATAATTCAAATAGTGTTCTATGTATATATAGCACTAGTTTCTGTGCGATATTTAACTTTTAAAGCTGAAAATACTTTTTAA
- a CDS encoding TetR/AcrR family transcriptional regulator: MDSKWGCKQSTRERILDATLNIIGNEGFQNITIKKIASLAEVNIAAVNYHFGSKDNVIDEAMKVFSKRIIKCFELLEDNDVLPEERLKNFLQNYSDTTLECPDVFRNIVNHGVGNCDIESDYMKFLKDAGYKKILDTLKAVGVEGSDEVLLMKVFQALGALEIPLLLGNYTERISGIDYNEKPTRNVYINLILKSLLSK; the protein is encoded by the coding sequence ATGGATAGCAAATGGGGTTGTAAGCAGTCTACAAGAGAAAGAATATTAGATGCTACATTAAATATAATAGGTAATGAAGGGTTTCAAAATATTACTATTAAAAAAATAGCAAGTTTGGCTGAAGTGAATATAGCAGCAGTTAATTATCATTTTGGCAGTAAAGACAATGTAATTGATGAGGCTATGAAGGTGTTTTCTAAAAGAATTATTAAATGCTTTGAATTGTTAGAAGATAACGATGTCTTACCAGAGGAGAGACTAAAAAATTTTTTGCAGAATTATTCAGATACAACTTTAGAATGCCCAGATGTATTTAGAAATATTGTAAATCATGGTGTAGGTAATTGTGATATTGAGTCTGATTATATGAAATTTTTAAAAGATGCGGGATATAAGAAAATTTTAGATACATTAAAAGCTGTAGGAGTAGAAGGAAGTGATGAGGTACTACTTATGAAAGTTTTCCAAGCTCTTGGTGCTTTAGAAATTCCTTTATTGCTTGGAAATTATACTGAAAGAATTTCTGGTATTGATTATAATGAAAAGCCTACTAGAAATGTATATATAAATTTAATTTTAAAATCATTACTTTCTAAATAG
- a CDS encoding 2-hydroxyacyl-CoA dehydratase, translating into MNKLFHVGIDVGSTTVKVAVLNNFMELVYGKYERHFSDIKKTVKEILTDVYKEFKDSEITITITGSGGMSLSNSVGITFVQEVIASTKAIQTYNPQTDVVIELGGEDAKITYLKDGIDQRMNGTCAGGTGSFIDQMASLLKTDASGLNELAKNYKTIYPIAARCGVFAKTDVQPLLNEGALKEDIAVSILQAVVIQTISGLACGRPIRGNVAFLGGPLFFLSELRKRFIEMLSLKDDQVVFPENSQLYIAIGAALASFDERKISLNSLMSRFENLKNISIDESDRLRPLFKDNEEYEEFRKRHDVDSVKRKNLSDFKGDCFLGIDAGSTTTKASLIDNEGNILYTHYCNNEGSPLRSTVKILKELYSIMPKEAKIVNSAVTGYGEALLKTALKVDIGEIETIAHYKAAAFFCPGVDFILDIGGQDMKCLKTKDGVIESILLNEACSSGCGSFLETFANSLGMGIKDFAKEAIFSQKPVDLGSRCTVFMNSRVKQAQKEGASVGDISAGLSYSVIKNALFKVIKIRNPKEIGKKIVVQGGTFYNDAVLRSFELLSEREVIRPDIAGIMGAFGAALIAKEKYKESYATKLLNIDELNELSVETSMARCGLCANNCLLTINKFGNGEKFVSGNRCERGAGKEKKKNLLPNLFKYKYDRLFQYKPLKEEEAKRGTLGIPRVLNMYEDYPFWFTLFTELDFRVELSSRSSKRIYEKGIETIPSESVCYPGKMVHGHIMNLIEKGIKTIFYPCITYESKEQKEADNHYNCPIVISYPEVIKNNVDAIREQNIKFIKPFLPLHDKKVLAKRLLEELKEFDLSEKEIIYAVDKACKEQESFKEDIRKAGENALEFIKEKGIKGVVLSGRPYHIDPEINHGIPDLINGLDMAVLTEDSVAHLGHVERPLRVVDQWVYHSRLYAAASFVATKKDLELVQLNSFGCGLDSVTTDQVQEILNGNSKIYTSLKIDEGNNLGAIRIRLRSLKAAAEERENSGFKLKKVENKYKRIIFTKEMKKNHTILIPEMSPIHFQFLEEAFRQSGYNVVVLPSQDKKAVDEGLKYVNNDACYPAIIVVGQIIEALKSGKYDLNNTSVIISQTGGGCRATNYIGFLRKALKDAGFSNIPVISLNAKGMEKNPGFKISLSLINRSMMALTYGDLLSRVLYRVRPYEIEEGSANQLYEKWVEVCKKSLKMAYKSTFKHNIISIVEEFDNLKISNRLKPKVGLVGEILVKFHPTANNNVIDILEREGVEVVVPDLTDFLLYCASDSEYKYKYLAGKKLPKLLGKAAIAVMEFYRMTYKKAIRKSKRFTPIESIKSIAKGASSIVSLGNQTGEGWFLTGEMVELIQSGVKNIVCMQPFACLPNHVTGKGIMKELKRVYKGTNIVAIDYDPGASEVNQLNRIKLMLSTAFENLKELDPTEEQYTSKEYFKYKCGLKEAINRSDING; encoded by the coding sequence ATGAATAAATTGTTTCATGTAGGTATTGATGTTGGGTCTACTACAGTTAAAGTTGCAGTTTTAAATAACTTCATGGAACTTGTATATGGTAAATATGAAAGGCATTTTTCTGATATAAAGAAAACGGTAAAAGAAATCCTTACTGATGTATATAAGGAATTTAAGGATAGTGAAATAACAATAACAATAACAGGTTCTGGAGGAATGTCTCTTTCTAATTCCGTGGGTATAACTTTTGTTCAGGAAGTTATAGCAAGTACAAAAGCTATACAAACTTATAATCCACAAACAGATGTGGTAATAGAACTTGGTGGAGAAGATGCCAAGATTACTTATTTGAAAGATGGAATAGACCAAAGAATGAATGGTACTTGTGCTGGAGGAACGGGTTCTTTTATAGATCAGATGGCTTCTTTACTTAAAACTGATGCTTCAGGATTAAATGAATTAGCAAAGAACTATAAAACAATTTATCCTATAGCAGCAAGGTGTGGAGTTTTTGCTAAAACTGATGTTCAACCTCTTTTAAATGAAGGCGCATTAAAGGAAGACATTGCAGTATCTATACTTCAAGCTGTTGTAATTCAAACTATAAGTGGACTAGCATGTGGAAGACCAATAAGAGGTAATGTAGCATTTTTAGGAGGACCTTTATTCTTTCTTTCTGAACTTAGAAAAAGATTTATAGAAATGCTTAGTTTAAAAGATGATCAGGTAGTTTTTCCTGAAAATTCACAGCTTTATATTGCAATAGGAGCAGCTTTAGCTTCATTTGATGAAAGAAAAATATCTTTAAATTCTCTTATGAGTAGATTTGAGAATTTAAAGAATATTTCTATAGATGAATCAGACAGATTAAGACCACTCTTCAAGGATAATGAGGAATATGAAGAGTTTAGAAAAAGACATGATGTGGATTCGGTGAAAAGAAAAAATTTATCAGATTTTAAAGGAGATTGTTTCTTAGGAATAGATGCTGGATCAACCACTACAAAAGCCTCACTTATTGATAATGAAGGGAACATACTTTATACTCATTACTGTAATAATGAAGGAAGTCCTCTTAGATCTACTGTTAAAATATTAAAAGAACTTTATAGTATTATGCCTAAAGAAGCCAAAATTGTAAATTCTGCAGTGACAGGTTATGGAGAAGCTCTTCTAAAAACTGCCTTGAAGGTTGATATAGGGGAAATTGAAACTATAGCACATTATAAAGCAGCAGCTTTTTTCTGTCCAGGAGTAGATTTTATATTGGATATTGGTGGACAGGATATGAAGTGCTTAAAAACAAAAGATGGTGTTATTGAAAGCATACTTTTAAATGAAGCTTGTTCTTCTGGATGTGGTTCATTTTTAGAGACTTTTGCAAATTCACTTGGTATGGGTATAAAGGATTTTGCAAAAGAGGCTATATTTTCACAAAAGCCTGTAGACTTAGGTTCCAGATGTACTGTTTTTATGAATTCTAGAGTTAAACAAGCTCAAAAAGAAGGAGCTTCTGTAGGGGATATTTCCGCAGGTCTATCCTATTCTGTTATTAAAAATGCTTTATTTAAGGTAATAAAGATAAGAAATCCTAAGGAAATAGGGAAAAAGATAGTTGTACAAGGAGGAACTTTTTACAATGATGCAGTATTAAGAAGTTTTGAACTTTTGTCTGAGAGAGAAGTTATTAGACCAGATATTGCTGGAATAATGGGAGCCTTTGGAGCTGCTTTAATAGCTAAAGAAAAATATAAAGAGAGCTATGCAACTAAACTTTTAAATATAGATGAATTGAATGAACTTAGTGTAGAAACAAGTATGGCAAGGTGCGGATTGTGTGCAAATAATTGTTTGCTTACCATAAATAAATTTGGTAATGGAGAAAAATTTGTATCAGGAAATAGATGTGAAAGAGGAGCAGGTAAGGAAAAGAAAAAAAATTTGCTTCCGAATTTATTTAAATATAAATATGATAGACTTTTTCAATATAAGCCTTTAAAAGAAGAAGAAGCTAAAAGAGGAACTTTGGGTATACCAAGAGTTCTTAATATGTATGAGGATTATCCATTTTGGTTTACGCTATTTACTGAACTTGATTTTAGAGTAGAATTATCATCTAGATCTTCAAAGAGGATATATGAAAAGGGAATTGAGACTATACCATCAGAATCAGTATGTTACCCTGGAAAAATGGTTCATGGTCATATCATGAATCTTATAGAAAAAGGTATAAAAACTATTTTCTATCCTTGTATTACTTATGAAAGTAAAGAGCAAAAAGAAGCGGACAACCATTATAACTGCCCTATTGTAATATCATATCCTGAAGTAATTAAAAATAATGTAGATGCAATAAGAGAGCAAAATATAAAATTTATAAAGCCTTTCTTGCCTTTGCATGATAAAAAGGTATTGGCGAAAAGATTACTAGAGGAACTTAAAGAATTTGATTTAAGTGAAAAAGAGATTATTTATGCAGTAGATAAAGCATGTAAGGAACAGGAAAGTTTTAAAGAAGATATTCGAAAAGCTGGTGAAAATGCTTTAGAATTTATTAAAGAAAAAGGGATAAAGGGAGTAGTGCTTTCAGGAAGACCTTATCATATAGATCCAGAAATAAATCATGGAATACCAGATTTAATTAATGGACTTGATATGGCAGTGCTTACAGAGGATTCCGTAGCTCACCTTGGACATGTTGAGAGACCTCTTAGAGTAGTAGATCAATGGGTATATCATTCTAGACTTTATGCTGCAGCTAGTTTTGTTGCTACGAAGAAGGATTTAGAGTTAGTTCAGTTAAACTCTTTTGGTTGTGGATTGGATTCAGTTACAACAGATCAGGTACAGGAAATATTAAATGGTAACTCAAAGATATATACATCTCTTAAAATTGATGAAGGAAATAATTTAGGCGCTATAAGAATAAGACTTCGTTCGCTTAAAGCAGCAGCAGAAGAAAGAGAAAATAGTGGTTTTAAGCTTAAAAAAGTTGAAAATAAATACAAAAGAATAATATTTACTAAAGAAATGAAAAAGAATCATACGATTTTAATTCCAGAAATGTCTCCTATACATTTTCAATTTTTAGAGGAAGCATTTAGACAATCTGGTTATAATGTAGTAGTACTTCCATCTCAAGATAAAAAAGCTGTGGATGAAGGTTTAAAATATGTAAATAATGATGCTTGCTATCCAGCAATAATAGTAGTGGGACAAATTATAGAGGCTTTAAAATCAGGCAAATATGATTTGAACAATACTTCAGTTATAATATCTCAAACTGGAGGAGGGTGCAGGGCTACAAATTACATTGGTTTTTTGCGTAAAGCATTAAAAGATGCAGGGTTTTCAAATATTCCAGTAATATCTTTAAATGCTAAAGGTATGGAAAAGAACCCTGGGTTTAAAATTTCATTAAGTTTAATTAATAGATCTATGATGGCGCTTACTTATGGAGATTTACTTTCTAGGGTTTTATATAGAGTTAGACCTTATGAAATTGAAGAAGGTTCAGCTAATCAGCTTTATGAAAAATGGGTAGAAGTATGTAAAAAATCTTTGAAAATGGCTTATAAAAGTACCTTTAAACATAATATTATATCTATAGTAGAAGAATTTGATAATTTAAAGATAAGTAATAGATTAAAGCCAAAAGTTGGATTAGTAGGAGAGATTCTTGTAAAATTTCATCCAACAGCCAATAATAATGTAATAGATATATTAGAAAGAGAAGGAGTAGAAGTAGTAGTACCTGATCTTACAGATTTTCTATTATATTGTGCTAGTGATTCAGAGTATAAATATAAATATTTAGCAGGAAAGAAACTTCCTAAATTATTAGGAAAAGCAGCTATAGCTGTTATGGAATTTTATAGAATGACTTATAAAAAAGCCATAAGAAAAAGCAAAAGATTTACTCCTATTGAATCTATAAAATCTATAGCAAAAGGTGCTTCAAGTATTGTTTCTTTAGGCAATCAAACTGGAGAAGGATGGTTTTTGACAGGAGAAATGGTAGAGCTTATACAAAGCGGAGTTAAAAATATTGTTTGTATGCAGCCATTTGCATGTTTACCTAACCATGTAACAGGTAAGGGGATTATGAAAGAATTAAAGAGGGTTTATAAAGGAACAAACATAGTTGCAATAGATTATGACCCTGGTGCCAGTGAAGTAAATCAATTGAATAGAATAAAACTTATGCTTTCCACTGCATTTGAAAATTTAAAAGAACTTGATCCTACAGAAGAACAATATACATCTAAAGAATATTTTAAATATAAATGTGGTTTAAAAGAAGCTATCAATAGGAGTGATATAAATGGATAG
- a CDS encoding spore coat protein, with amino-acid sequence MPTLTQKETMLLKDEKSHEELCIKKYNTYSNEAQDPELKQLFTTLGQHEQQHLNSINSMLNGQVPNVNQQGQQNQAQNVNMNTNKSNMAFNQKDCDLCQDALTTEKYVSSTYNSTIFEFKDPNARQVLNHIQKEEQEHGQQIFDYMYKKGYYTPQ; translated from the coding sequence ATGCCAACTCTAACACAAAAGGAAACTATGCTATTAAAGGATGAAAAATCACATGAGGAGTTATGTATAAAAAAGTACAATACATATTCTAATGAAGCACAAGACCCAGAATTAAAACAATTATTCACAACTTTAGGTCAACACGAACAACAACATTTAAATAGTATAAATAGTATGCTAAATGGTCAAGTACCAAATGTAAATCAACAAGGACAACAAAATCAAGCTCAAAATGTTAATATGAATACAAATAAATCAAATATGGCCTTTAATCAAAAGGATTGTGACCTTTGTCAAGATGCACTTACTACAGAAAAATATGTGTCTTCAACTTACAATTCAACAATTTTTGAGTTTAAAGATCCTAATGCTCGTCAAGTACTAAATCATATTCAAAAAGAAGAACAAGAGCATGGACAGCAAATATTTGATTATATGTATAAAAAAGGATATTATACACCTCAATAA
- a CDS encoding sigma-54 interaction domain-containing protein: MFRKIDKKKLMVISYSESSANTYYEQIKTLFSDNIILEKICIDNEKIKNGIEADLVLVQSQDVFRFIRPYMQKKTDIIIATRTISKAGLQKVMQIEEGASVLFLDETKEMAMQMISILYQLGIRNLDIEPGYPGNNDQMNKDYIIVLGTSIYNSYSCKKVINVGNSLLELNTIIDIGTKLNLSDILQRQNIRESYREIVTTNIGLSNVMGLSNRFESELDILLQILDDGIIGIDAEGIIRTYTEVAENIVGYKKNQVMNKHGLEIMPDIPFKLALENLEAVKEKLIKINGYDIVASVHPIIHSGKLYGAVAIVRKFSDIEKNQHKLRQQLIGKGHIAKYNFQDIIGESEAIKNCKNIAKRMAKSDSSVMITGETGTGKEMFAQAIHNSSQRKKYQFVAVNCGALPESLLESELFGYEEGAFTGARKGGKPGLFELAHNGTLFLDEIGEMPINLQMRLLRVIQEREVMRIGGDRLIKVNIRIIAATNRNLKEMVRKGEFREDLYYRLNVLPLKIPPLRDRKEDILFLINEMKNEFKSNFHFTEASKEMLINHNWRGNIRELKNYVEYLANLELDSIDVKDLPFNDEVVLYENILTHDEEKMAEEFLELADEKLDKYIFIMEELKKSYINKTRIGRRTLYKTAREKGIFISEQEARLILINLEKFLMAKVYKGRGGSVITEYGIKVLKYLKA, translated from the coding sequence ATGTTTAGAAAAATAGATAAAAAAAAATTGATGGTAATAAGTTATAGCGAATCAAGTGCAAATACTTATTATGAACAAATTAAGACTTTATTTTCGGATAATATAATTTTAGAGAAGATTTGTATTGATAACGAAAAAATTAAAAATGGTATAGAAGCAGATTTAGTATTAGTTCAATCACAGGATGTTTTTAGATTTATTAGGCCTTATATGCAGAAGAAAACAGATATAATCATAGCAACTAGGACAATTTCTAAAGCTGGTTTGCAAAAAGTTATGCAAATAGAGGAAGGAGCTTCTGTATTATTTCTTGATGAAACAAAAGAAATGGCAATGCAGATGATTTCAATATTGTATCAATTGGGAATAAGAAACTTGGATATAGAACCAGGGTATCCTGGGAATAATGATCAGATGAATAAAGACTACATTATTGTATTAGGCACATCTATATATAATAGCTATTCTTGTAAAAAAGTTATTAATGTAGGTAATAGTCTTTTAGAGCTTAATACTATAATTGATATTGGAACAAAACTAAATTTAAGTGATATTTTACAAAGACAAAATATTAGAGAAAGTTATAGGGAAATTGTTACTACAAATATTGGGTTATCCAATGTAATGGGATTATCTAATAGATTTGAAAGTGAATTGGATATATTACTTCAAATTTTAGATGATGGTATCATAGGAATTGATGCTGAGGGAATAATACGTACCTATACCGAAGTGGCAGAAAATATAGTAGGCTATAAGAAAAATCAAGTCATGAACAAGCATGGTTTAGAGATAATGCCTGATATTCCATTTAAGTTGGCATTAGAAAATTTAGAAGCAGTTAAAGAAAAACTTATAAAAATAAATGGATATGATATAGTAGCATCTGTACACCCTATAATTCATTCAGGGAAGCTTTATGGAGCTGTTGCTATAGTTAGAAAATTTAGTGATATAGAAAAAAATCAGCATAAATTGAGGCAGCAGCTTATCGGAAAAGGTCATATAGCTAAATATAACTTTCAAGATATAATAGGAGAAAGTGAAGCTATAAAAAATTGCAAGAATATTGCAAAAAGAATGGCGAAATCAGATTCTTCCGTTATGATCACAGGAGAAACTGGAACTGGAAAAGAGATGTTTGCACAAGCTATACATAATAGTTCACAAAGGAAAAAATATCAATTTGTGGCAGTAAACTGTGGAGCTTTGCCTGAAAGTCTTCTAGAAAGTGAATTGTTTGGATATGAAGAAGGAGCATTTACAGGAGCGAGAAAAGGAGGTAAACCAGGACTTTTCGAATTAGCTCATAATGGAACTTTGTTTCTTGATGAAATTGGAGAAATGCCAATAAACCTTCAAATGAGGCTTTTAAGGGTTATTCAAGAGAGGGAAGTAATGAGAATAGGTGGTGATAGGTTAATTAAAGTAAATATAAGAATAATAGCGGCCACTAATAGAAATTTAAAGGAAATGGTTAGAAAAGGTGAATTTAGGGAGGATTTATATTATAGATTGAATGTACTTCCTTTGAAAATTCCACCTTTAAGAGATAGAAAAGAAGATATATTATTTTTAATTAATGAAATGAAAAATGAATTTAAAAGTAATTTTCATTTTACAGAAGCATCAAAGGAAATGTTAATTAATCATAATTGGAGAGGAAATATAAGGGAGCTTAAAAATTATGTGGAGTATCTTGCTAATTTAGAATTGGATTCTATTGATGTAAAGGATTTGCCATTTAATGATGAAGTTGTTCTATATGAAAATATTTTAACCCATGATGAAGAAAAAATGGCAGAAGAATTTTTAGAATTAGCTGATGAAAAACTTGATAAATATATATTTATAATGGAAGAACTTAAAAAGAGCTATATTAATAAAACTAGAATAGGAAGAAGAACTTTATATAAAACTGCAAGAGAAAAGGGCATTTTTATAAGTGAACAAGAGGCTAGATTAATATTGATTAATTTAGAAAAGTTTCTTATGGCAAAAGTATATAAAGGAAGAGGAGGAAGCGTAATAACAGAGTATGGAATAAAAGTACTTAAATATTTAAAAGCATAA